A genomic stretch from Pararhizobium sp. IMCC21322 includes:
- the flbT gene encoding flagellar biosynthesis repressor FlbT, protein MSLRVELKPNEKMIVGQTVITNGDQRTKLTIDGNTPILRAKDILLPEQADTPAKCVALVVQTMYLSDTPEQHHSDYFKLINEIVAAAPSTIVHIEAINNLILTNELYKALRATKALIAYEGELLAHATGGANLSEDTTDNN, encoded by the coding sequence ATGTCACTGCGCGTTGAACTGAAGCCAAATGAAAAAATGATCGTCGGCCAAACCGTCATTACGAATGGCGATCAACGAACGAAGCTGACAATTGACGGAAACACGCCAATACTTCGCGCAAAGGACATATTGCTGCCCGAGCAGGCCGATACGCCTGCCAAATGCGTCGCACTGGTTGTTCAAACGATGTACCTGTCAGACACTCCGGAACAGCATCACTCTGATTATTTCAAATTAATCAATGAGATAGTCGCAGCTGCCCCCAGCACCATCGTTCATATTGAGGCAATAAATAACCTGATATTAACCAATGAATTGTACAAAGCATTGAGAGCGACAAAGGCTCTGATAGCATATGAAGGGGAGTTGCTAGCACATGCAACAGGCGGCGCAAATTTATCAGAAGACACAACAGACAACAACTAG
- a CDS encoding flagellar biosynthesis regulator FlaF gives MEARLLLKAAHRLEDVNKDEALDRDAMRDALAYNKKIWTLFVTAVTEEDSPLPTNIRENIANLGIFVFKQTRMAEGRMDKSVLGSLISINREIAGGLRG, from the coding sequence TTGGAAGCTCGGCTTTTACTGAAGGCCGCTCACCGGCTGGAAGACGTCAACAAAGATGAAGCGCTGGACCGTGACGCAATGCGCGACGCCCTTGCTTACAACAAGAAAATCTGGACGTTGTTTGTAACTGCCGTCACAGAAGAAGACAGTCCCTTGCCGACAAACATTCGCGAAAACATTGCCAATCTCGGCATCTTTGTTTTCAAACAAACCCGCATGGCTGAAGGCCGTATGGACAAGAGCGTTCTGGGCTCCCTGATTTCGATCAATCGCGAAATTGCTGGCGGTCTGCGCGGCTAA
- a CDS encoding flagellin — translation MVDALVGSRSTSIVRDLVQLRQSMSGLEQQLATGRKSETYAGIGSERSLSIAFRSDVSRLESYQSSITLIELRLSISDQVLTRMDGVATEARGSMDPNIYQLLGDGRSQGQVTSHNLLGETLSMLNSEAGGRYLFAGQDVSNKPVETVNAVMDGEGNRAGFVQHRDERLLADTGASGTGRVDVTQPSTTQVQMAEDGVHPFGVKIEGVSNGLTNTVLTGPTAAPATFDVEFTGQPIAGETLSVSVTLPDGTTQNIELVAAAAGQGSDNAFEIGATPDATASNLAAALTDTLEQLTAVDVRAASAMAAGADFFDYDGGGVPQRIDGPPFDSATGLRDGTESDTVFWYTGDNSTDSARSTATARIDDNLTVSYGARANEEAFRVLVQNLAVFSSSTFTEDNQNDEIRYGLLADKTLQNISYPAGVQKLEQIAGELSAARSAANNANTRHNVKTGTLKTLVDGIESADLNEVSVNLLTLQTRLEASYRATSILFDMSLVNYI, via the coding sequence ATGGTTGATGCTCTTGTCGGTTCCCGCTCTACTTCAATCGTTCGCGATCTTGTGCAATTGCGCCAGTCCATGTCGGGTCTTGAGCAACAGCTTGCGACCGGGCGAAAGTCAGAGACCTATGCGGGTATTGGCAGTGAACGCAGCCTTTCAATTGCCTTTCGCAGTGACGTGTCCCGACTGGAATCCTATCAGTCCAGCATTACGCTGATTGAACTGCGGCTGAGTATTTCCGATCAGGTGCTGACGCGTATGGATGGCGTGGCAACTGAAGCGCGCGGCAGTATGGACCCCAATATCTACCAACTGCTTGGTGACGGCAGGTCACAAGGCCAGGTCACATCGCACAATCTCCTGGGCGAAACGCTCTCTATGCTGAATTCTGAGGCGGGAGGCCGTTATCTGTTCGCGGGTCAGGATGTTTCCAATAAGCCGGTCGAGACAGTCAATGCCGTCATGGATGGTGAAGGCAACCGCGCCGGCTTTGTACAGCATCGCGATGAACGGCTGTTGGCGGACACAGGTGCTTCGGGAACCGGACGGGTTGATGTCACTCAACCCTCAACGACGCAAGTTCAAATGGCCGAAGACGGTGTGCACCCCTTCGGCGTGAAAATTGAAGGCGTTTCCAACGGTTTGACAAACACGGTGCTGACCGGACCCACTGCTGCGCCTGCGACATTTGATGTGGAGTTTACCGGGCAACCGATAGCGGGTGAAACGCTGTCAGTGAGTGTCACATTGCCCGACGGCACGACACAAAATATTGAACTGGTTGCCGCCGCAGCCGGACAAGGCAGCGACAATGCCTTCGAAATTGGTGCAACACCGGATGCTACGGCTTCAAACCTTGCGGCGGCTCTGACTGATACGCTTGAGCAACTGACTGCCGTTGATGTGCGCGCAGCATCTGCCATGGCGGCAGGCGCAGATTTTTTTGACTATGATGGCGGCGGCGTGCCACAGAGGATTGACGGCCCACCTTTTGACAGCGCAACCGGTCTGCGAGATGGCACCGAGAGCGATACGGTGTTCTGGTACACGGGTGATAACAGTACGGATTCCGCGCGCAGTACGGCCACGGCCCGAATTGATGACAATCTGACCGTTTCCTATGGCGCGCGTGCAAATGAGGAAGCCTTTCGGGTTCTGGTGCAAAATCTTGCTGTTTTCTCCAGCAGTACGTTCACCGAAGACAACCAGAATGACGAGATACGTTACGGTCTTCTTGCCGATAAAACACTGCAGAATATTTCTTATCCTGCAGGTGTCCAGAAACTGGAGCAGATTGCCGGCGAGTTGAGTGCAGCACGCAGTGCCGCCAATAACGCAAATACGCGCCATAATGTGAAAACCGGAACGCTGAAGACGTTGGTCGACGGCATCGAAAGTGCCGATCTGAATGAAGTTTCAGTCAACCTTCTGACTTTGCAGACCCGACTGGAAGCAAGTTATCGCGCTACGTCGATCCTGTTCGACATGTCGCTGGTGAATTACATCTAA
- the flgK gene encoding flagellar hook-associated protein FlgK, which produces MGLTSALSMALSGLNANQRGLQLTATNIANADTPGYTAKTIDQTSLVEDGRVIGLDSTRIQRSLDEAIQTQLRTESASGRYAERIDSYQSRLDELFGTPGGTNGLDVLFSSFTSALEGLATTPESYATRSEAITSGQVLAGQLNSLSDDVQTMRQENETFLRDSVREMNAALQNIQRLNDRILANSSSSSGTADLEDQRDIYVDQLAQYLDVQISKDNKGGVRISTAGGASLFDGTAAVLEFDSRGQVTTETAYDFKSDDRSVGTINLVTTSGSKVDLLQPGLLRNGSVAAARDLRDDILVEAQGQLDQFAAAMASALGNRTEEGTAVTSGTQDGFDLNLTGLQAGNPISFTVSNVSSGQESTISFVRVDDPESLPLSDSVTGRSDDTVIGIDFSGGTSSVISQIQSALGGSFQVSDEGGDTIRILDDGVVNAVEIVSFDAQITSTSLTGEGVALPFFVDVGGTSFSNSQDGTSQLQGFSSRIAVNSNLIEDNSRLVIYETSPETLDGDSARPLFLFDALTGTVNSYASESGIGTVSAPFSGTVDDLVSQIISVRGAEAEQAANSANSQSNVIDILQNRFSESTEVSIDREMARLVELQTAYAANARVMQVVQELLETIIRI; this is translated from the coding sequence ATGGGCCTGACATCCGCGCTATCCATGGCACTGTCCGGACTGAACGCAAATCAGCGCGGGCTTCAGTTGACCGCGACGAATATCGCGAATGCTGACACGCCCGGATACACAGCAAAAACGATTGATCAGACTTCGCTGGTGGAAGATGGCCGGGTCATTGGTCTTGACTCGACCCGCATTCAGCGCTCGCTTGACGAAGCCATTCAAACGCAACTCCGCACCGAAAGTGCCAGCGGCCGTTATGCTGAACGGATTGATTCCTATCAGTCACGCCTTGATGAATTGTTCGGCACACCTGGTGGCACCAATGGGCTGGATGTCCTTTTCAGCAGTTTTACAAGTGCGCTGGAAGGCTTGGCGACCACACCGGAGAGTTATGCCACCCGTTCAGAGGCGATTACATCCGGTCAGGTGCTTGCAGGTCAGCTGAACTCCCTGAGTGACGACGTTCAAACCATGCGGCAGGAAAACGAAACGTTCCTGCGTGACAGCGTCAGAGAAATGAACGCGGCGCTTCAGAACATACAACGCCTCAATGACCGGATCCTGGCCAATTCCAGCAGTTCCAGCGGGACTGCTGATCTTGAAGATCAACGCGATATCTATGTTGATCAACTGGCCCAGTATCTGGACGTGCAGATTTCCAAGGATAACAAGGGAGGTGTTCGCATCAGCACCGCCGGCGGTGCCTCATTGTTCGATGGTACAGCCGCTGTTCTTGAATTTGACAGCCGTGGTCAGGTCACCACGGAAACGGCCTATGATTTCAAGTCTGACGACAGAAGCGTTGGAACCATCAATCTGGTGACTACCAGCGGTTCGAAGGTGGACCTGCTGCAGCCAGGCTTGCTGCGCAATGGCTCCGTTGCGGCTGCACGCGATCTCAGAGATGACATTCTGGTGGAGGCGCAGGGGCAGTTGGATCAGTTCGCCGCGGCCATGGCATCAGCGCTTGGCAACCGAACCGAAGAAGGAACTGCGGTTACTTCAGGCACGCAGGATGGGTTTGATCTGAATCTGACCGGTCTGCAGGCTGGCAATCCCATAAGCTTCACCGTTTCAAATGTGTCGAGCGGTCAAGAGAGCACGATCAGTTTTGTGCGTGTTGATGACCCGGAGTCCCTGCCGCTGTCTGACAGTGTGACCGGACGATCAGATGATACCGTTATCGGTATCGATTTTTCTGGTGGCACGAGTTCGGTGATTTCCCAAATTCAATCAGCGCTGGGCGGCAGCTTTCAGGTGTCTGATGAAGGTGGTGATACGATTCGAATTCTGGATGATGGTGTCGTCAACGCTGTTGAAATTGTCAGCTTTGATGCGCAGATCACCTCAACTTCGCTGACTGGTGAAGGCGTGGCGCTGCCGTTTTTTGTTGATGTCGGGGGCACATCATTTTCCAACTCTCAGGATGGAACCTCTCAGCTTCAGGGCTTCTCAAGCCGGATCGCAGTGAACAGCAATCTGATTGAAGATAATTCCCGTCTTGTGATTTATGAGACCAGCCCGGAAACTCTGGATGGCGATTCCGCCCGGCCGTTGTTTTTGTTCGATGCCCTGACCGGAACAGTTAACTCCTACGCGTCGGAAAGCGGTATTGGTACAGTATCAGCACCTTTCTCCGGCACTGTCGACGATCTTGTATCGCAGATCATATCGGTGCGCGGTGCAGAGGCAGAGCAGGCGGCAAACAGCGCGAACAGCCAAAGCAATGTCATCGATATTCTGCAAAATCGCTTTTCAGAGAGCACCGAGGTTTCGATTGACCGAGAGATGGCCCGTCTGGTTGAGCTACAGACAGCCTATGCCGCCAATGCACGGGTTATGCAGGTGGTCCAGGAACTGCTTGAAACCATCATAAGGATATAG
- a CDS encoding flagellar hook-basal body complex protein: protein MGIFGALNTAVSGLRAQSFALENISGNIANSQTTAFKRQDTTFSDLVTGGSNSAQYQTAGSVSMFSRSTATVQGDISSSSINTHMAVSGDGYFIVQEKVSTSDNRAIFSGTDVYTRRGDFTIDAEGYLVNGSGYYLKGLELDPTTGNPVGSVPDLIQLSNDFLPAQATQEIDYRANLASYPLTANADPDEANSELLNPINFSANPIASSTASATITGTGATLAVDAIATDSGTTDLSGLSSAGGTLILNGTSITINAADDATATLAAINLETGTTGISASLGTSNELILESADADTNIDVDSGSTTSLLTELGLISGTTGATNLISQGAVAQGETLTVDVASGGAQTITFGTGVGEISTLAELNTALAGLAGVTASVNASTGDISIEATSATASLTVAGTVDEDVFGITAGDYLPAAGVVVANDNTAFISSSVSGGAITVYDENGSPVNIQFRWAKVDSDDNGGTDTWNMFYLENPDAVGTDTMWRNIGQTYTFGSDGTLDPVVSQITLSGIVVDGANLGDINLIHGSGGLTQYDDPNGNVQVNDFSQDGLASGELVGVQVADGGTIVANYSNGLSLNIVDIPLVSFNADNGLLRLDGGAFEATSESGQAILDSTGAIVGQSIENSNTDIADEFSKLIVTQQAYSANSRIVSTADEMLQEALNMVR from the coding sequence ATGGGTATTTTTGGGGCATTGAATACTGCGGTAAGCGGATTGCGGGCGCAGTCATTCGCACTGGAAAATATTTCGGGGAATATCGCGAATTCGCAGACAACGGCGTTTAAACGCCAGGACACCACATTTTCCGATCTGGTGACGGGCGGCTCAAACAGCGCCCAGTATCAAACCGCCGGTTCGGTCTCCATGTTCTCGCGCTCCACGGCAACGGTGCAGGGGGATATTTCATCCTCCTCTATCAACACCCATATGGCGGTTTCCGGGGATGGTTATTTTATCGTGCAGGAAAAAGTCAGCACCAGTGATAACCGCGCGATCTTCTCCGGCACCGATGTTTACACTCGGCGTGGCGACTTTACGATCGATGCTGAAGGCTATCTGGTCAACGGGTCGGGCTATTACCTGAAAGGGCTGGAACTGGATCCGACAACGGGAAATCCGGTTGGCAGCGTACCTGACCTCATTCAGCTCTCGAATGATTTTCTGCCAGCGCAGGCGACCCAGGAAATTGATTATCGGGCCAATCTTGCAAGCTATCCTCTGACAGCCAATGCAGATCCGGATGAAGCAAACAGCGAATTGTTGAATCCGATCAACTTTTCTGCAAATCCCATAGCCTCGTCAACAGCTTCGGCAACGATTACAGGCACTGGCGCAACGCTGGCTGTGGATGCAATTGCAACTGATTCCGGAACGACGGATCTGTCCGGTCTGTCTTCTGCAGGTGGGACGCTGATACTGAACGGGACCAGCATAACCATAAATGCAGCGGATGATGCAACCGCGACCCTTGCTGCCATCAATCTGGAAACAGGTACGACCGGCATAAGCGCCAGCCTTGGCACCTCCAATGAATTGATACTGGAATCCGCTGATGCGGATACGAATATTGATGTCGACTCCGGATCAACGACCTCTCTTTTGACGGAACTCGGTCTCATCAGCGGAACCACAGGAGCCACAAACCTGATCTCACAAGGGGCCGTTGCTCAGGGTGAAACATTAACTGTTGATGTGGCCTCTGGCGGTGCTCAGACCATCACATTTGGCACCGGAGTCGGTGAAATTTCCACACTGGCGGAATTGAACACCGCTCTTGCTGGTCTGGCTGGTGTGACAGCGAGTGTGAATGCAAGCACAGGCGACATCTCGATTGAGGCGACCTCTGCAACGGCCAGTCTGACTGTTGCCGGAACTGTTGACGAGGATGTTTTTGGCATCACGGCAGGTGATTATCTGCCTGCAGCAGGTGTGGTTGTTGCCAATGACAACACAGCTTTCATCAGCAGCTCGGTCAGCGGTGGCGCGATCACAGTGTATGATGAAAACGGGTCCCCGGTGAATATCCAGTTTCGCTGGGCCAAGGTTGACAGTGACGACAATGGCGGGACCGACACCTGGAATATGTTCTATCTGGAAAATCCTGATGCAGTCGGGACCGACACCATGTGGCGTAACATCGGACAGACCTATACATTTGGTAGCGATGGAACGCTTGATCCGGTTGTCAGCCAGATTACGCTTAGCGGAATTGTGGTGGACGGCGCAAACCTTGGTGACATCAATCTCATTCACGGGTCAGGTGGCCTGACCCAATATGATGATCCGAATGGCAATGTTCAGGTCAATGATTTTTCTCAGGATGGATTGGCATCCGGCGAGCTTGTCGGGGTTCAGGTGGCCGATGGTGGAACCATCGTTGCCAACTACTCCAATGGTCTGAGCCTGAATATCGTGGATATCCCGCTGGTGTCCTTCAATGCGGACAATGGTCTGTTGCGACTTGATGGCGGTGCCTTTGAGGCCACCTCGGAATCCGGTCAGGCCATTCTGGATTCCACCGGTGCGATTGTCGGACAATCAATTGAAAACTCCAACACAGACATTGCGGACGAGTTTTCCAAACTCATTGTGACGCAGCAAGCCTATTCCGCCAATTCCCGGATTGTTTCTACCGCAGATGAAATGCTGCAAGAAGCACTCAACATGGTCCGATAA